Genomic window (Hydrogenimonas cancrithermarum):
AAGACGATGAATTGCCGATCCGGGCTCGATTTGAGGAGGTTGAGCGCCTCTTCGATCTCGAGTGGCTTGTAGAGTTCGAGCTCCGCCGGTACGATCTCGTCGCTGTCGTCCGCGAGTGCCGCCGCGATCTCCGCTTCGTGTGCCGCGGCGAGTTCGTCCGGGCGAACCGATTTGTGCTCGGTCACTTTGTCGTGGTGGCGTCGAAGGACTTTGTGTGCACGGTCGATAGCCAAGTCGATCGCGGCGTAGACGTCTTTGTCTTTCTGGCGGATGACTACGGTATTTTTGTTCGCCATGTTGATGACGAATTCGACACTGTACCCTTTTTTGCCATTTTTCTCGTCCGCATCGATGACGACGCGGGTGGAGATGATATCGAGATTGTATTTTTTAAGACCGTCGATAGCACTTTCAATATGGTTTTTGATGGCATCGGTCAATTCGAAATGGCGACCTACGATGCTTATGTTCATCGTCTAACTCCTTTTGTCTGTTTATGTAATTATCGACATTGTAACAAACTAAGGCTTAAGGCTTTTGTATGGTTCGCCGATGAAACCGTATAGTTTCGTTGTTTTCCGGGTCGGTATACGAAACGAATGTATCGATCAAAACCGTACCGTTGCTTTCCGCCGTCGCGATGTCGTTGGCCAAAAGGTGGGACGGGTTGCATGGAAGTCCGTTGCCGATGTAGTGGAGCGACATGTTGATGTCGTAAATCGGTGCTCCCTGCGGATACCTCAGGTTGATCCGTTCGATACAGTCGATGCGGTTGTCGTGGCCCGAGATCGCCAGAAGCGCGAACTCCGTGGCGCTGCGTGCCAGAAGCTGCGCCTGCTCCTGCATGTAGATGTCGCCCGTCTGCCTCTTCGTCTGGGAAGAGAGCGAGAAGGCGAGCACCATCAGTGTCGCGACCAGCAGCATGAGAAAAATGGCCGAAAGGAGCGTAAATCCACGGCGCATCAGAAAATCACCTTCTCTTTGCAAAAAGAGACGTTGTTGTCGTACATATGTTCCCCCACACAAAGTTTCAATCGTATCGAATCGCCCATCTGGGTAAACTTGAAGGTCGAAACATGCTCGACCATCAGGCTCGAGGAGCCGTCCGTCTCGTAGCGCTCGCCTTCCCACGGCTGGTAGTCGTAAAAGAGCGTGAGGTTGCAGTCGTTCGTAACTCCAGCCGGACACTGCGGCACGAGCGCATAGGCGCTCCACGCCAGTTTGTAATGCTCGTAGATCTCTTTCGCGGCGGTCGAGTTGAAATCCAGAAGCGTCGGGTTGGCGTCGCAGTCGTTGTCTTTGCATGAAACTTTCAGCGCATAATCGTTGTCGACATAGGGATACCATCCATAGGAGGAGACGTTGTAGTCACCGACATGTCCGTCCATGACCAGCGCAGGGTGCTGTCCTACGCCGTGTAGCGTCACGCCGTTTTGGGAAAGTGCCGAGATGATGTCGTCGGCAAAGTCGAAACGGCTGCCCGGAGAGGAGACGCCGGATTTTCCGGTGTCGGCACTGTCGAGATCGATGAAACCGCTCCACCCCGGTGCGTTGAGCGTACCGTTCCAGGCTCCTTTGAGTGCCATGTCCGCATATCCGATCCATTCGAGAATGTGGTAGCTGTCGTCGGCGTCGCCGAGAAAGAGGTACTGGCTGAGGTTGGAATCTTTTCTGGCGATCGTACTGTCTTTGATGCGGTACTGAAGACGCCTGGCGATCTGTTCGAGTGCCAGTTCCGTCTTGGTCTGAAGCGTGTTCATCGTGCGAGCGAGAATGTAGTTGTCGTAAATCTTG
Coding sequences:
- a CDS encoding type IV pilus modification PilV family protein — encoded protein: MRRGFTLLSAIFLMLLVATLMVLAFSLSSQTKRQTGDIYMQEQAQLLARSATEFALLAISGHDNRIDCIERINLRYPQGAPIYDINMSLHYIGNGLPCNPSHLLANDIATAESNGTVLIDTFVSYTDPENNETIRFHRRTIQKP
- the hpf gene encoding ribosome hibernation-promoting factor, HPF/YfiA family — encoded protein: MNISIVGRHFELTDAIKNHIESAIDGLKKYNLDIISTRVVIDADEKNGKKGYSVEFVINMANKNTVVIRQKDKDVYAAIDLAIDRAHKVLRRHHDKVTEHKSVRPDELAAAHEAEIAAALADDSDEIVPAELELYKPLEIEEALNLLKSSPDRQFIVFNDIEGKMRVLYRRSDGRFGLY
- a CDS encoding pilus assembly FimT family protein, with amino-acid sequence MRTLRRAFTMIELIMVILIFGIISMIGADIFVKIYDNYILARTMNTLQTKTELALEQIARRLQYRIKDSTIARKDSNLSQYLFLGDADDSYHILEWIGYADMALKGAWNGTLNAPGWSGFIDLDSADTGKSGVSSPGSRFDFADDIISALSQNGVTLHGVGQHPALVMDGHVGDYNVSSYGWYPYVDNDYALKVSCKDNDCDANPTLLDFNSTAAKEIYEHYKLAWSAYALVPQCPAGVTNDCNLTLFYDYQPWEGERYETDGSSSLMVEHVSTFKFTQMGDSIRLKLCVGEHMYDNNVSFCKEKVIF